The window ATATTTACCGGCTAGTTCGGTCATTCTCGCTACCGATATCTGGACTGCTTCAAGACAGTTTTCAGGCCGCCAGGTACTGAGCTGAGCTAAAGCCTCCATGGTGATAGCGGCAACCACAATGATGCCGTCCGGTTTGAGGGCGGCAAAACCGGCTTCAAGAATTTTTTCAAGATGCTCACCGCCGCCACCGATAAAGATCCGTTGCGGTTGCGGAAAGGTACTGAAACCATCAGGTGCCGTACCGGTCTGGATGTAAATATTGGCAACCCCGAGCCGTTTGGCATTTTCTTTGATCTGAACCACCCGCTGTGGTTTTTTTTCCAGGGCATGGACTTCCATCCGGGGGCGCAGGGCGGCGGCTTCCAGGCCGACTGAACCGCTGCCGGCACCGATATCCCACAATACTCCGGCCGGCGGCAGGCGTAATTTGGCCAGCGCCGCGCAGCGGATCTCCGGGCTGGTAATCAACCCTTTCTCATGTTCATAAAAATCGTTTTCCAATCCTAATCCCAGTGCCAGCGGTGGACACTCATCTTTGCCGGAATTTTCCAGTAATACCAGCATGGATATGGGGCCACACTCTATCAGGACTATATCTTTCAAGGGAGCAGTATTGATTCGTTCATTGTTAAAACCGAGATTTTCCGCCAGCACCGCCGGCCGCGTCCCGTATTCAGGAAAACTCTCCACCAGGGCCGCGGCAGCCTGAACGGCATTGATCCGGCTGCCGCCGTAGATAACCGCCAGCGGGGCGGAAAGAATCTCCCGCACTGGAATTCTGTCATCCTGGTGCAGACTGAAAAAACGAGCTTTTTCCCAGGGAAGTTTGAGCCGGGCAAAAAGGCTTTGAAAGGCTGTCGGGGCCGGTCTGATAGAAAGGTTAAACTGCTCAAGCCGTCCGGCAGGCAGGCGCGAAAAGGTACCGCCGATACCGTAAAAAAGCGCGTCTCCCGAAGCCAGCACCACCACCTGCCGTCCCTGGATAGCCAGATCGCAGAGGGTCTCAACGGTTTGTGTCGTATCGGCACCAAGGATAAATTTTTTTCCGGAAAAATCTGGATATTCGGACAACAGGCGTTTGCTGCCGGCCAGGACATCGGTTTTTTCCAGTCGATGATCATCGACATTCGGCAGATACGTCCGTTCCGCGCCACAGGAAATTATCGTGATTTCACCGTTCATAATTTAGTACTGTACTCCTGAAAGTCTGGCAAAAAAACAAGAAATTTTTACCAAATAATTGCCGGTAATTTTTGTTAGAACCACAGATGGGCACGGATAGACACGGATGAAAAAAGCGCCTTTATTCGTGTTCATTTGTGTCAATTCGTGGTTAAGATAATAAGTCGCGGGCGCAGCCCGCGTCAGATCCCAATTCATCAATCAGCAGGTTGCCTTCATAATCAAAAATCAACAGGCGTAACGGTAAGTTTGGCGTCCAGTTTTTCATGGTTAGCAAAGCCTGGCCGGCCAGCTGGCGCAGACTTGCGGCATAAAAGATATCAGGGATCAAGGTTAAGGCCTGGCGCACCGAGTTGCAGCCTAATATTTCTTGGGCCAGGTTCTGGTCGAGGCTGAACTCTTTTACAATCTTTGCCAACGGTACCAAGGTCTGACTGACGTTGGCGGCATGGGTGTTACGGTAGCCGGCGGCGTATTTACATAATTTACCCGGCATGCAGGCAACCACGGCCCGGGAGATGCCCTGTATTCTGGCCGCCTGCAAACTTTCGTAAATAAAATCGCCAATGCGGATAAATGCTGTACTTTCTATTTCCGGTAAACAAGCGGTCGCCGCTTTCAGGGTCCGACCGCCGGTGGTAAAGATGACCTGGTCAAAACCGGTGATGGCTACGGCTTTAACCAGAATCTCAATGGTCTTGATATAAGCCTTATGGCTGTAAGGGTAGACAATGCCTGAGGTTCCCAGAATGGAGATACCGTTGGTAATCCCGAGCTGGGCATTAAGGGTTTTCTGAGCCAGTTTTTGGCCCTCAACTACAGAGATGGTGAGTAGTCCGCACTCTTTTTGTCCGCCGAATCCGGCCCGGGCCAGATTTTCAGCAATCATCAGCCGTGGGACTTGGTTAATAGCCCATTTATTTTTCTCACAATCAAGACCAATACGCCCGCAGAGCCCAACCCCGGGGCCTCCATGCAGGATGATTTTCCCCAGACCTACATCAATCAGGTAATCATGTTCTTCGGCCATCGCCAGGGTAACGGGAGAGAAAAGAGCCCTGATTTTAGCCTTATCGGTAACATCCGGGTCATCCCCGGCATCTTTTATGACTTGTGCTTCACCTTGGGCTGTCAACGTGGTCTGGATGCGCTGTGATTGACCATCGGGAAAAAGCAGATCGATAGCTTTCGGCATCCTTCCCTTAGTGAAATGACAATAGGCGGCAACACCGGCAGCGGCGGCCGCCGCCCCGGTGGTAAAACCACAGCGTAAAGATTTTTTTCCCGTTGTCTGCCTGTTCATTTCCAGTTTTCAATAATAGCATGCAACGTCGCCACCGCCAGAGCACTGCCGCCCCGCCGTTTTTCCACGACAATATGGGGAAGGTTACTTTCGCCCAGCATCTCTTTGGCTTCCACCACATTAACGAAACCCACCGGGATGCCGATGACCAGCGCCGGCCTGATTTCTTCTTCCTGAGCCAGACGAACAATAGTGGCCAGGGCCAGGGGGGCATTGCCAATCAGCACGATTGAACCGGAGAGGATGGGCCGGGCCTTTTCCACTGCCGCCAGTGCTCGGGTGCAGCCTCTGGCCGCCGCCATCTCAGCGACATCGGGATCGGCGATATAGCAGTGCAGGGAGGCCTTTTCATAAGCCGGATTAATCTTTTGCAAGCGGGCCACCGAAACCCCGCTGCGGGCCATATTGGAATCACAGAAGATCGGCATTCCCCTGGCCATCGCCTGCAGTCCCGCTTCGATGGGGTTATGGCGAAATTTTAGTTGCTCAATAATGGAAAAATCCCCGGTTGTATGGATTAGACGCCGGGCGATATGCCATTCTCTCTCATCGAAAGAGTGGTCTGGAGCTTCAATGTCAATCCGATGAAAGCTCTCCGCCTCGACTTCACTGCCTGACATTTGCCAATTTACTTTTCCGGCCATTTTTTTCCTCGCATTTTTTTGATTTTCCGGTTGGCATAATAAGCTGCCAATTGCAGCGGGGCTTCCTGTATCGTCTTTACCGTTTTTGTGCTGGTGGTAGGATTACCTTCGTCATGTAATACCGTCTTGGCCTGATCTCCCACGCAACAGATAATCTTATCAGCCAAAGTTTCTGGTCCAAAATGGTCGATAAATTTTCCTGCTGCTGACCCATCAGAAAATATTACCGCATCAAAATCAGGCGGCATGGTCACTGGCAAGGGGTGACATTCCGCGAATAATAATTCCGTAATTTCCATCCCGTTTTCCTGCAGGTAACCTTTACTTTCGCATATATCATGTTCAGATTTCAACCAGGTAATTTTATTATTCAACCCCGCAGGTTTTTGCCAGGATATATCTTCAACATCCGCATTTGCTTCACTCAAGAAAATTTCAGGAAAGATGCCGATCGAATGAAAGATTTCCGCGCAGGCCTGGTCTTTGACGATCAGCAGGGGAACTTTTCTCACATCAACCTGCCTGTGGCGCCAGGTATGAACAATTATCCGGGCAGTGGTCGATGTAGTTATCAGAAATCCTTCATCTTTATCACAGTTACAGATAGCCTGTTCACCTGACTGATTGACTTTCAACATCGTCATGGGTAGAGGTGTATACCGGCCACCTAACGCCAGAATAGCTGGTTTTTGCTCTTCAATTACCGATTGCTCCCCGCAGCAGAGAACCATTTTGCCTTCGAGAGGTGCATTGGTCTGAAAAAGGTAGTTTTTTGCGGCGCTTTTTCCGGTTAAAACCAAAGCCGGGCGTTTTTTCAACTCGGGCCGGGAAATTTTTGCGACAATGTCAGCGAGAGTTCCACACACCAGAGTTTCCTGACTGCTGCCGACATCATAAATCAAGCTTATGGGCCAATCCGGGGGGAACCCTTCACTGCTCATCCGCGCGACAATCTCCGGCACCAGGGTTGCGGCCATGTAGTAAACATTGAGAGATTCTTTTAGCTCATTCTCCGAAAGTGGAATAAAGGTATGGCTGCCCGCCCGCCGCGGGGTCGCCACGGAAAAACCACGATTTAGCCTTCTGCGGGTCGGCAGCAGACCGGTGGCAGCAGCGGCCACATTCAGGGTACTGATCCCGGGCAGAACCCGAAACGGCAGTTTCTCCTGCTGAAAGGTACTGGTTTCTTCAGCCAGACGGCCGAAAACAGTGGGGTCTCCGCCTTTAAGCCGTACCACTTTCTGGCCGCTTTTGGCCAGACGGACAAGCAAACGGTTGATCTCGTCCTGCTTCATAGAATGGCTGCCATTTCGTTTGCCGGCAAAAACCTGTTCGGCACTCTTCGGCAGATATTCAAGAATACCAGCGGGAATCAAGGCGTCAAAAACACAGACATCGCAGTTTTTGAGGGCATTGACAACCGCCTGGGTAACATTACCGACCCCGCCGATGCCGGCCCCGGCAAAGACGGTCGGCGGCAGCAGAAGATTGCGAATAATCTTAAAGATTTTTTCTCCCCGGCTAAAGACCAGGGCCAGACCGGATGACGCGGTTCCCCCCATCACTAAGCCGTTGTCAGCAGGCCAGGCGGGCAGCGAAAAAAAATCGGCGGTATCCGGCAGAGCGTCGGGCAGCATATCAGCAGGATAGAATGCACCATCAATGCTTCGCTTTTCGAGGGCGGCGAGAAGATCAGTCCAGCCGTTTTCCATGGCTGAATTCTGGCCTTGATTCAGCGTTTCCAAGTTGGCTGCCGGTGGAATGACAACCTTGCTATAAGAGAGTGCCGGCAGTAACTGGACGATCTCTTGCAAAAATTTTCCAGACGCGGCTTCCAGCTCTTTTCCAGAAACCGATCGGGAATCATAAATTCCGACAATAATTTTCATATGCTATCCATGCCTGCTGACAGGTTAATGCCATGTTTGTTGCGCGAGACAATAACCGGCTTAATTCCTTCAGGGCTATACCAACCCGGCTGTCTGTTCCGGGTGCTCTTGTTTCTACAAGCAGTTGCCGCCCGATACTGCCGCTGCAGTCAGCAGCTTGAACTGCGCGTTGCCACAGGTATGCAAAAGCTGGTTTCCCTTTTCTGATCCGCAAACCATTTTTCTTAATTCCACTCCCTTTGAAAACAGCAGTTATCAGGTTTTCAATAGCGTTATCCTCGGCAACCAGGGCCACCAGCTCCAGGCAATCGATACCTGGAATCAGGATGAATTCCCGTACCCCCCAGATTAAGTCCAGTTGTCTGCCGATTGTCTTAAACTGATTGACGTCGAGAGGCCATTCTTTTGCAGTCTCAACACTGATACTGGTCAAAACCAGTCCTGCAGTCAGTGTTTCCAGATGACGGGCAAGATAATTCTTGACCGCTTTGGCGCGACCACAGGAACGACCGTCAGTCGCCACTGTCAGTTGCAGGTCATGATCAAAACAGCTCGCCGGGGTCAGAAAATCACCTGCCTGCCAATTATTGTCAACCGCACAGACCAGAATTTTCCTTTTTTGGGCATCACCCAGCACTTGACGGTTGAGAAGATGGTCATCAGAGGCCAGAAAAGTCAGAAAAACATCATCTAGGTCGCTCTTCCTGAAAGGTCTCAAGGAAAGTTCGATCCGTTTTTCTTCAGCATGTTCCTTCAAACTTAGTACAACTTCAGGGGCGACAACGCTCACCAGGGCATCTGATTCAAGTAATCGGTCGACTTTGCGGGCTGCTACCGGGCCGCCGCCGACTACCAGGCAGAGGCGTTTTTCCAGCAGCAGGTTGATGGGGTAGCTCAGCATCTCTTATCCTTGTTTAAGGTGCAGATAAACAATCAGCATCAGGATGAAGAACAGGACAAACAAGAGGCGACTTGTTTGCATAACCATAACAATGAAAAAACCATCCCGGGGCGGAAAAATACCCATTGCCGACGGCAGATTGCGGCGCAGGGTGCGAATCGGGTTAGTAACGATATTGCCGGCAAAAAGGGCCAACAAAATATGGGTGTAGCCAACCGCCTGCTGATTATAAAGTTCAGAAGCCACTCCAGCTGCGCTGACCAGACCTCCGAGACGGGCCGCCATAATGGCCAGGACTTCAGGCGGAAAAAAAGGGATCGCGATTTCCGGAACAAAATCTTTCCAGACCTGGAAAAAACCGGCTTTGTTCAAGTAGGATGCCAAAACGTACAGGGGAATAGTGATACAAACTACCCGGGTAATAATTTCTCTAGTCCGCCGGCCCGATTTCCGCAATGTCTCCGGCCATGATATTAGGACTTTCTTATTGAGTACTTTTACCTCCTGTAAACCCTCACCGCCAGGATTATCATAACATGATATCGTTGCCGTCGGTCGCCAGCGGCTGATGGTCATGGCGACCAGAGTGATGATCAGGCCGGCTCCAAACATCATGCCAAAATAATAGATAGCGGCAAATCCCAGAACACCGATAATCGGATACATGACCCGCAAGGAGTGAGAGACATAAGTTACATATGAGTTGCAGATGGCACTGACCCGCATCTCAAAGCGGGTAAGCCTGCCTTCGGCAAAGGAGCCGGCCAGCAGGCTGCCGGCCGCCTTGTTGGAAAAAAGAGCTGTTACCATGGCCGCTCCGGCAAGCTGTGGCAGCCTTGCAAAGGAGATTAACGGTTTGAGCAAAATGCCGGCAAAATCTGTCCAGTTGCGTAGTTCGAAGATGCTGCCGATAAAGGTTGCCAGGCCGACCAGGAGAATGAGTCGGCCCAGACTTTCCAGGATTCTCAGGTTCGCGGCACTTGAACCCTGGAAGAAGACAAAAACGACCACCAGAAAACCGATCAGACACCAGATGAGCCACAGTATGCGCCGCCGGGCAAAAGCCTCTTTTTGCGATTTTTCCCTCATCAATTTCTTTTTATGATCAGCAGTGACAGATATTCATCCGGATGATTGATAATTTCTTGAGGATCTGTCGTGACAAATTCGCCATCCAAAGAGAGCCGGTTGCCAAAGAGGATATGGCAGTCATCCTGCTTGGCAAAGTGTTCAACCAGACGATTGCGATGTTTGTAACTTTTGAGAATGACGTTGGTCGATTTAGGCGGCAGGTCGAGAGCCTCTGGTTGGTCGGCATCCTGGCCCGGCAGGACGCGGAGAATTTCTTCATCCTCAACCAGCACGGTTTGTGATTTC is drawn from Pseudomonadota bacterium and contains these coding sequences:
- the cbiT gene encoding precorrin-6Y C5,15-methyltransferase (decarboxylating) subunit CbiT, producing the protein MNGEITIISCGAERTYLPNVDDHRLEKTDVLAGSKRLLSEYPDFSGKKFILGADTTQTVETLCDLAIQGRQVVVLASGDALFYGIGGTFSRLPAGRLEQFNLSIRPAPTAFQSLFARLKLPWEKARFFSLHQDDRIPVREILSAPLAVIYGGSRINAVQAAAALVESFPEYGTRPAVLAENLGFNNERINTAPLKDIVLIECGPISMLVLLENSGKDECPPLALGLGLENDFYEHEKGLITSPEIRCAALAKLRLPPAGVLWDIGAGSGSVGLEAAALRPRMEVHALEKKPQRVVQIKENAKRLGVANIYIQTGTAPDGFSTFPQPQRIFIGGGGEHLEKILEAGFAALKPDGIIVVAAITMEALAQLSTWRPENCLEAVQISVARMTELAGKY
- the cbiD gene encoding cobalt-precorrin-5B (C(1))-methyltransferase CbiD; translation: MNRQTTGKKSLRCGFTTGAAAAAAGVAAYCHFTKGRMPKAIDLLFPDGQSQRIQTTLTAQGEAQVIKDAGDDPDVTDKAKIRALFSPVTLAMAEEHDYLIDVGLGKIILHGGPGVGLCGRIGLDCEKNKWAINQVPRLMIAENLARAGFGGQKECGLLTISVVEGQKLAQKTLNAQLGITNGISILGTSGIVYPYSHKAYIKTIEILVKAVAITGFDQVIFTTGGRTLKAATACLPEIESTAFIRIGDFIYESLQAARIQGISRAVVACMPGKLCKYAAGYRNTHAANVSQTLVPLAKIVKEFSLDQNLAQEILGCNSVRQALTLIPDIFYAASLRQLAGQALLTMKNWTPNLPLRLLIFDYEGNLLIDELGSDAGCARDLLS
- a CDS encoding precorrin-8X methylmutase — protein: MAGKVNWQMSGSEVEAESFHRIDIEAPDHSFDEREWHIARRLIHTTGDFSIIEQLKFRHNPIEAGLQAMARGMPIFCDSNMARSGVSVARLQKINPAYEKASLHCYIADPDVAEMAAARGCTRALAAVEKARPILSGSIVLIGNAPLALATIVRLAQEEEIRPALVIGIPVGFVNVVEAKEMLGESNLPHIVVEKRRGGSALAVATLHAIIENWK
- a CDS encoding SAM-dependent methyltransferase, coding for MKIIVGIYDSRSVSGKELEAASGKFLQEIVQLLPALSYSKVVIPPAANLETLNQGQNSAMENGWTDLLAALEKRSIDGAFYPADMLPDALPDTADFFSLPAWPADNGLVMGGTASSGLALVFSRGEKIFKIIRNLLLPPTVFAGAGIGGVGNVTQAVVNALKNCDVCVFDALIPAGILEYLPKSAEQVFAGKRNGSHSMKQDEINRLLVRLAKSGQKVVRLKGGDPTVFGRLAEETSTFQQEKLPFRVLPGISTLNVAAAATGLLPTRRRLNRGFSVATPRRAGSHTFIPLSENELKESLNVYYMAATLVPEIVARMSSEGFPPDWPISLIYDVGSSQETLVCGTLADIVAKISRPELKKRPALVLTGKSAAKNYLFQTNAPLEGKMVLCCGEQSVIEEQKPAILALGGRYTPLPMTMLKVNQSGEQAICNCDKDEGFLITTSTTARIIVHTWRHRQVDVRKVPLLIVKDQACAEIFHSIGIFPEIFLSEANADVEDISWQKPAGLNNKITWLKSEHDICESKGYLQENGMEITELLFAECHPLPVTMPPDFDAVIFSDGSAAGKFIDHFGPETLADKIICCVGDQAKTVLHDEGNPTTSTKTVKTIQEAPLQLAAYYANRKIKKMRGKKWPEK
- a CDS encoding bifunctional precorrin-2 dehydrogenase/sirohydrochlorin ferrochelatase, with translation MLSYPINLLLEKRLCLVVGGGPVAARKVDRLLESDALVSVVAPEVVLSLKEHAEEKRIELSLRPFRKSDLDDVFLTFLASDDHLLNRQVLGDAQKRKILVCAVDNNWQAGDFLTPASCFDHDLQLTVATDGRSCGRAKAVKNYLARHLETLTAGLVLTSISVETAKEWPLDVNQFKTIGRQLDLIWGVREFILIPGIDCLELVALVAEDNAIENLITAVFKGSGIKKNGLRIRKGKPAFAYLWQRAVQAADCSGSIGRQLLVETRAPGTDSRVGIALKELSRLLSRATNMALTCQQAWIAYENYCRNL